A genome region from Pangasianodon hypophthalmus isolate fPanHyp1 chromosome 11, fPanHyp1.pri, whole genome shotgun sequence includes the following:
- the dagla gene encoding diacylglycerol lipase-alpha isoform X2 → MPGMVMFRRRWSVGSDDLVLPALFLFILHCIWLVVLSVVLFGLPYGSDQSCSVTLVDHGRGYMGILISCLICESAIMWLSMRGSILYTQPREAVQYVLYIRLAILLVELVYAVVGIAWLVQYYQPCSDITAKNLALGIVVCNWLVIFSVCFTMMCTFDPTGRTFVKLKATRRRQRNLTTYTLRHRLEEGQASSWSRRLRFFMCCTRAKDTQSDAYSEVASLFAEFFRDLDIVPSDIIAGLVLLRQRQRAKRSAILDQPNNDILAFLSGMPVTRSTRYLDLKNSTEMAMYKEVCYYMLFAMAAYGWPMYLLRNATCGVCRLLSSCTCTSGSRSRLSQSVTVEEDNCCGCNVLAIRRQFLDRDLKQVQIVYTSCHDAVYETPFYVAVDHGKKKVVISIRGTLSPKDALTDLTGDSERLPVEEHHGVWLGHKGMVYSAEYIKKKLEQEMILSQAFGRDLSKGTMHYGLVIVGHSLGAGTAAILSFLLRPQYPTLRCYAYSPPGGLLSEDAMEYSKEFVTSVVLGKDLVPRIGLSQLEGFRRHLLEVLQKSDKPKWRIIIGGTKCIPKTELPLEDDPPSQGVTPSTSRLCLHPSDLSIALSASTPLYLPGRIIHVVHNHPPETCCGQEEPTYSALWGDNKAFDEVIISPAMLNEHMPHVVLDGLNKVLENYNKGKTALLSAAKIMVSPTEVDLNAETYFHGVSNSHEPTPQTQHRRNSSVRSCARSEISLDGFSECPPPAVPVVLMGARERLALELRERKAPLAVMESLSDVDSVYSMDSRRSSAAFRGSPCLGTLPFPLDAPIPEENPSLSSRTELIQASPERELIGQTGPCCPTPPELALPPNESHSLSPELVVPSNQGRTLSQTNRGGHFPRFAPKQIGEGHPGQQKVLLRAKSETFEAFQRSNSKDSSPVAPWTGIIEEECGENPKNEGVKKEEKKTKEIRVAPLSNGNTSQAVLEFAQYLDSLFKLDGSDSLPPDNSDNESESGRGSSVQTEEQRMEDLDSERQLLARATLEPNLVPKPPRTFAGSAEPSSGISLSPSFPLSSSGEMNDLSPVNHTVLRTSAASPYAEENTLSSIV, encoded by the exons ATGCCGGGCATGGTGATGTTTCGGCGGCGCTGGTCAGTTGGCAGTGATGACCTGGTGCTGCCCGCTCTCTTCCTCTTCATACTGCACTGCATATG GCTGGTGGTGCTCTCTGTGGTACTGTTCGGCCTCCCGTACGGCTCAGATCAGTCATGCTCCGTCACGCTGGTGGACCACGGCCGCGGCTACATGGGCATCCTGATCAGCTGCCTGATCTGTGAGAGCGCCATCATGTGGCTGAGCATGAGAGGCAGCATCCTGTACACGCAGCCCCGAGAGGCCGTGCAGTACGTGCTCTATATACGGCTCG CCATCCTGCTGGTAGAGTTGGTGTATGCGGTGGTGGGGATCGCCTGGCTGGTGCAGTACTACCAACCCTGTTCCGACATCACGGCCAAAAACCTCGCCCTtg gtatTGTGGTGTGTAACTGGTTAGTGatcttcagtgtgtgtttcaccaTGATGTGCACCTTTGACCCCACGGGAAGAACCTTCGTCAAACTGAAAGCCACACGCCGCCGCCAGCGCAACCTAACAACATACACACTCAG ACACAGATTAGAGGAGGGTCAAGCCAGCAGCTGGAGTAGGAGACTCAGGTTCTTTATGTGCTGCACCAGAGCTAAAGACACACAAtct GACGCCTACTCGGAAGTGGCGAGCCTCTTTGCCGAGTTCTTCAGGGATCTGGACATCGTACCCAGTGACATCATCGCTGGCCTGGTGCTGCTCCGGCAGCGACAGAGAGCTAAGAGATCCGCCATCTTGGACCAG CCAAACAATGACATTTTAGCCTTCCTGTCTGGGATGCCGGTAACACGTAGTACCCGCTATCTGGATCTCAAAAACTCG ACGGAGATGGCCATGTATAAGGAGGTGTGTTATTACATGCTGTTTGCCATGGCGGCGTACGGCTGGCCCATGTACCTGCTCAGGAATGCCACCTGTGGCGTCTGCAGGCTGCTCAGCTCCTGCAC CTGTACGTCCGGCTCCAGGTCccgtctctctcagtctgtaaCAGTAGAGGAGGACAACTGTTGCGGCTGTAACGTCCTTGCAATCCGGCGCCAGTTTTTGGACCGGGACCTTAAACAGGTTCAGATCGTCTACACGTCCTGCCATGATGCG GTCTACGAGACGCCTTTCTATGTAGCAGTAGATCACGGCAAGAAGAAAGTTGTCATCAGCATCCGAGGAACGCTGTCGCCTAAA gatgcTCTGACTGATCTCACTGGAGATTCGGAGCGGTTGCCTGTGGAGGAACATCACGGTGTCTGGCTTGGGCataag ggaATGGTTTACTCAGCAGAATACATTAAGAAGAAACTGGAACAGGAGATGATTCTGTCTCAAGCTTTTGGAAGAGATTTG agtAAAGGAACCATGCACTACGGCCTGGTGATCGTGGGTCACTCTCTAGGCGCCGGCACTGCTGCCATCCTGTCCTTCCTGCTCCGTCCGCAGTATCCCACGCTGCGCTGCTACGCTTACTCTCCGCCTGGAGGCCTGCTCAg CGAGGATGCGATGGAGTACTCGAAAGAGTTTGTCACCTCAGTGGTGTTGGGGAAAGATCTCGTCCCCAG GATCGGCCTCTCTCAGCTGGAGGGATTCCGTCGGCACCTGCTGGAAGTCCTGCAGAAAAGCGATAAGCCAAAG TGGAGGATCATCATAGGAGGCACTAAGTGTATCCCTAAGACAGAGCTGCCTTTAGAGGACGATCCTCCCTCTCAGGGCGTGACTCCGTCCACCTCCCGGCTGTGTCTCCACCCCAGTGACCTGAGCATCGCCCTTTCCGCGTCCACGCCGCTCTACCTGCCCGGACGCATCATCCACGTCGTGCACAACCATCCACCTGAAACCTG ctgtGGTCAGGAGGAGCCCACCTACTCGGCTCTTTGGGGTGACAACAAAGCCTTTGATGAGGTTATCATCTCCCCAGCCATGCTGAATGAGCACATGCCGCACGTGGTGTTGGATGGCCTcaataag GTTTTGGAAAACTACAATAAGGGCAAGACGGCTCTTCTGTCTGCTGCTAAAATCATGGTTAGCCCAACAGAAGTGGACCTGAATGCCGAGACCTACTTCCACGGAGTCTCCAACTCTCACGAGCCCACACCACAAACGCAACACCGCAGAAACAGCAGCGTCCG CTCCTGCGCTCGCTCCGAGATCTCTCTGGATGGTTTTTCGGAGTGCCCTCCTCCAGCCGTGCCTGTGGTGCTGATGGGTGCTCGTGAGCGCTTGGCCCTGGAGCTGCGGGAGCGAAAGGCTCCGCTGGCTGTGATGGAGAGCCTTTCGGATGTCGACTCTGTCTACAGCATGGACTCTCGGCGCTCTTCAGCTGCTTTCAGAGGCTCGCCGTGTCTTGGGACACTCCCTTTCCCCCTTGACGCCCCAATTCCTGAGGAGAATCCATCCCTGAGCTCACGTACCGAGCTGATTCAGGCCTCACCTGAGCGAGAACTTATAGGCCAAACCGGGCCCTGCTGCCCCACGCCACCAGAACTCGCTTTACCTCCCAATGAAAGCCACAGCCTCTCTCCCGAACTTGTGGTACCTTCTAATCAAGGCCGTACCCTCTCTCAAACCAACCGTGGTGGCCATTTTCCTCGGTTTGCCCCCAAACAGATCGGTGAGGGTCACCCAGGCCAGCAGAAGGTGCTCTTGCGTGCCAAATCAGAGACTTTTGAAGCATTTCAGAGGTCTAACAGCAAGGACTCAAGTCCTGTGGCACCTTGGACTGGCATTATAGAGGAAGAATGCGGAGAGAATCCAAAAAATGAAGGTGtgaagaaagaggagaagaaaacaaaagagatcAGAGTGGCTCCACTGTCCAATGGGAACACCAGTCAGGCAGTGCTGGAGTTTGCTCAGTATCTGGATTCCCTCTTCAAGCTAGACGGAAGCGACTCTCTGCCTCCGGACAATTCTGACAATGAATCCGAATCGGGACGTGGCTCCTCAGTTCAGACAGAAGAACAGCGCATGGAGGACTTGGACAGCGAGCGGCAACTACTGGCCAGAGCCACACTCGAGCCCAATCTCGTCCCTAAGCCACCTCGGACCTTCGCCGGCTCCGCTGAACCCTCGTccggcatctctctctctccatcattccCTTTATCCTCATCTGGAGAGATGAATGACCTCTCGCCCGTCAATCACACCGTGCTACGGACTTCCGCTGCTTCTCCTTACGCTGAAGAAAACACGTTATCATCCATAGTGTAG
- the dagla gene encoding diacylglycerol lipase-alpha isoform X1 — translation MGKFELENGLHEHEGITPGGEKRGYTTIFFNNRAVMPGMVMFRRRWSVGSDDLVLPALFLFILHCIWLVVLSVVLFGLPYGSDQSCSVTLVDHGRGYMGILISCLICESAIMWLSMRGSILYTQPREAVQYVLYIRLAILLVELVYAVVGIAWLVQYYQPCSDITAKNLALGIVVCNWLVIFSVCFTMMCTFDPTGRTFVKLKATRRRQRNLTTYTLRHRLEEGQASSWSRRLRFFMCCTRAKDTQSDAYSEVASLFAEFFRDLDIVPSDIIAGLVLLRQRQRAKRSAILDQPNNDILAFLSGMPVTRSTRYLDLKNSTEMAMYKEVCYYMLFAMAAYGWPMYLLRNATCGVCRLLSSCTCTSGSRSRLSQSVTVEEDNCCGCNVLAIRRQFLDRDLKQVQIVYTSCHDAVYETPFYVAVDHGKKKVVISIRGTLSPKDALTDLTGDSERLPVEEHHGVWLGHKGMVYSAEYIKKKLEQEMILSQAFGRDLSKGTMHYGLVIVGHSLGAGTAAILSFLLRPQYPTLRCYAYSPPGGLLSEDAMEYSKEFVTSVVLGKDLVPRIGLSQLEGFRRHLLEVLQKSDKPKWRIIIGGTKCIPKTELPLEDDPPSQGVTPSTSRLCLHPSDLSIALSASTPLYLPGRIIHVVHNHPPETCCGQEEPTYSALWGDNKAFDEVIISPAMLNEHMPHVVLDGLNKVLENYNKGKTALLSAAKIMVSPTEVDLNAETYFHGVSNSHEPTPQTQHRRNSSVRSCARSEISLDGFSECPPPAVPVVLMGARERLALELRERKAPLAVMESLSDVDSVYSMDSRRSSAAFRGSPCLGTLPFPLDAPIPEENPSLSSRTELIQASPERELIGQTGPCCPTPPELALPPNESHSLSPELVVPSNQGRTLSQTNRGGHFPRFAPKQIGEGHPGQQKVLLRAKSETFEAFQRSNSKDSSPVAPWTGIIEEECGENPKNEGVKKEEKKTKEIRVAPLSNGNTSQAVLEFAQYLDSLFKLDGSDSLPPDNSDNESESGRGSSVQTEEQRMEDLDSERQLLARATLEPNLVPKPPRTFAGSAEPSSGISLSPSFPLSSSGEMNDLSPVNHTVLRTSAASPYAEENTLSSIV, via the exons ATGGGAAAATTTGAATTGGAAAACGGATTACATGAGCACGAAGGAATAACACCTGGAGGGGAAAAGCGAGGATACACAACAATTTTCTTTAACAACAG ggcaGTGATGCCGGGCATGGTGATGTTTCGGCGGCGCTGGTCAGTTGGCAGTGATGACCTGGTGCTGCCCGCTCTCTTCCTCTTCATACTGCACTGCATATG GCTGGTGGTGCTCTCTGTGGTACTGTTCGGCCTCCCGTACGGCTCAGATCAGTCATGCTCCGTCACGCTGGTGGACCACGGCCGCGGCTACATGGGCATCCTGATCAGCTGCCTGATCTGTGAGAGCGCCATCATGTGGCTGAGCATGAGAGGCAGCATCCTGTACACGCAGCCCCGAGAGGCCGTGCAGTACGTGCTCTATATACGGCTCG CCATCCTGCTGGTAGAGTTGGTGTATGCGGTGGTGGGGATCGCCTGGCTGGTGCAGTACTACCAACCCTGTTCCGACATCACGGCCAAAAACCTCGCCCTtg gtatTGTGGTGTGTAACTGGTTAGTGatcttcagtgtgtgtttcaccaTGATGTGCACCTTTGACCCCACGGGAAGAACCTTCGTCAAACTGAAAGCCACACGCCGCCGCCAGCGCAACCTAACAACATACACACTCAG ACACAGATTAGAGGAGGGTCAAGCCAGCAGCTGGAGTAGGAGACTCAGGTTCTTTATGTGCTGCACCAGAGCTAAAGACACACAAtct GACGCCTACTCGGAAGTGGCGAGCCTCTTTGCCGAGTTCTTCAGGGATCTGGACATCGTACCCAGTGACATCATCGCTGGCCTGGTGCTGCTCCGGCAGCGACAGAGAGCTAAGAGATCCGCCATCTTGGACCAG CCAAACAATGACATTTTAGCCTTCCTGTCTGGGATGCCGGTAACACGTAGTACCCGCTATCTGGATCTCAAAAACTCG ACGGAGATGGCCATGTATAAGGAGGTGTGTTATTACATGCTGTTTGCCATGGCGGCGTACGGCTGGCCCATGTACCTGCTCAGGAATGCCACCTGTGGCGTCTGCAGGCTGCTCAGCTCCTGCAC CTGTACGTCCGGCTCCAGGTCccgtctctctcagtctgtaaCAGTAGAGGAGGACAACTGTTGCGGCTGTAACGTCCTTGCAATCCGGCGCCAGTTTTTGGACCGGGACCTTAAACAGGTTCAGATCGTCTACACGTCCTGCCATGATGCG GTCTACGAGACGCCTTTCTATGTAGCAGTAGATCACGGCAAGAAGAAAGTTGTCATCAGCATCCGAGGAACGCTGTCGCCTAAA gatgcTCTGACTGATCTCACTGGAGATTCGGAGCGGTTGCCTGTGGAGGAACATCACGGTGTCTGGCTTGGGCataag ggaATGGTTTACTCAGCAGAATACATTAAGAAGAAACTGGAACAGGAGATGATTCTGTCTCAAGCTTTTGGAAGAGATTTG agtAAAGGAACCATGCACTACGGCCTGGTGATCGTGGGTCACTCTCTAGGCGCCGGCACTGCTGCCATCCTGTCCTTCCTGCTCCGTCCGCAGTATCCCACGCTGCGCTGCTACGCTTACTCTCCGCCTGGAGGCCTGCTCAg CGAGGATGCGATGGAGTACTCGAAAGAGTTTGTCACCTCAGTGGTGTTGGGGAAAGATCTCGTCCCCAG GATCGGCCTCTCTCAGCTGGAGGGATTCCGTCGGCACCTGCTGGAAGTCCTGCAGAAAAGCGATAAGCCAAAG TGGAGGATCATCATAGGAGGCACTAAGTGTATCCCTAAGACAGAGCTGCCTTTAGAGGACGATCCTCCCTCTCAGGGCGTGACTCCGTCCACCTCCCGGCTGTGTCTCCACCCCAGTGACCTGAGCATCGCCCTTTCCGCGTCCACGCCGCTCTACCTGCCCGGACGCATCATCCACGTCGTGCACAACCATCCACCTGAAACCTG ctgtGGTCAGGAGGAGCCCACCTACTCGGCTCTTTGGGGTGACAACAAAGCCTTTGATGAGGTTATCATCTCCCCAGCCATGCTGAATGAGCACATGCCGCACGTGGTGTTGGATGGCCTcaataag GTTTTGGAAAACTACAATAAGGGCAAGACGGCTCTTCTGTCTGCTGCTAAAATCATGGTTAGCCCAACAGAAGTGGACCTGAATGCCGAGACCTACTTCCACGGAGTCTCCAACTCTCACGAGCCCACACCACAAACGCAACACCGCAGAAACAGCAGCGTCCG CTCCTGCGCTCGCTCCGAGATCTCTCTGGATGGTTTTTCGGAGTGCCCTCCTCCAGCCGTGCCTGTGGTGCTGATGGGTGCTCGTGAGCGCTTGGCCCTGGAGCTGCGGGAGCGAAAGGCTCCGCTGGCTGTGATGGAGAGCCTTTCGGATGTCGACTCTGTCTACAGCATGGACTCTCGGCGCTCTTCAGCTGCTTTCAGAGGCTCGCCGTGTCTTGGGACACTCCCTTTCCCCCTTGACGCCCCAATTCCTGAGGAGAATCCATCCCTGAGCTCACGTACCGAGCTGATTCAGGCCTCACCTGAGCGAGAACTTATAGGCCAAACCGGGCCCTGCTGCCCCACGCCACCAGAACTCGCTTTACCTCCCAATGAAAGCCACAGCCTCTCTCCCGAACTTGTGGTACCTTCTAATCAAGGCCGTACCCTCTCTCAAACCAACCGTGGTGGCCATTTTCCTCGGTTTGCCCCCAAACAGATCGGTGAGGGTCACCCAGGCCAGCAGAAGGTGCTCTTGCGTGCCAAATCAGAGACTTTTGAAGCATTTCAGAGGTCTAACAGCAAGGACTCAAGTCCTGTGGCACCTTGGACTGGCATTATAGAGGAAGAATGCGGAGAGAATCCAAAAAATGAAGGTGtgaagaaagaggagaagaaaacaaaagagatcAGAGTGGCTCCACTGTCCAATGGGAACACCAGTCAGGCAGTGCTGGAGTTTGCTCAGTATCTGGATTCCCTCTTCAAGCTAGACGGAAGCGACTCTCTGCCTCCGGACAATTCTGACAATGAATCCGAATCGGGACGTGGCTCCTCAGTTCAGACAGAAGAACAGCGCATGGAGGACTTGGACAGCGAGCGGCAACTACTGGCCAGAGCCACACTCGAGCCCAATCTCGTCCCTAAGCCACCTCGGACCTTCGCCGGCTCCGCTGAACCCTCGTccggcatctctctctctccatcattccCTTTATCCTCATCTGGAGAGATGAATGACCTCTCGCCCGTCAATCACACCGTGCTACGGACTTCCGCTGCTTCTCCTTACGCTGAAGAAAACACGTTATCATCCATAGTGTAG
- the polr2l gene encoding DNA-directed RNA polymerases I, II, and III subunit RPABC5: MIIPIRCFTCGKIVGNKWEAYLGLLQAEYTEGDALDALGLKRYCCRRMLLSHVDLIEKLLNYAPLEK; this comes from the exons ATGATCATCCCCATCCGCTGCTTCACCTGTGGGAAGATTGTAGGGAACAAGTGGGAGGCTTACCTGGGTCTCCTACAGGCAGAATACACAGAAGg AGACGCTCTGGACGCCCTGGGCTTGAAGAGGTACTGCTGTCGCAGGATGCTGCTCTCTCACGTCGATCTGATCGAGAAACTGCTGAACTACGCGCCGCTGGAGAAATAA